The uncultured Fibrobacter sp. genome contains a region encoding:
- a CDS encoding NADH-quinone oxidoreductase subunit N: MFSIPNFVIPDLLLLLFPFIVIGSRLFCTDRSKVPWRIGNIGFILIFILLNLIPLASGAGRFFITNWHIDDFGVLMREVLMVSAILGIWLAKDYFDHSGDGKPAMHQIAEFIGTVAFATFGGFTVVSACDMLTFFLGLEIATIPMYALAAWNKRDQYGSEAATKYILMGSVATAFELFGFSYLYGFAGSIHFEAIQQAVAAGTSPLLWIAVLFLFAGIGFKLTLFPFYTWAPDVYEGAPTPVTAILSVTSKATAIAFLVVLVYGPLAPIQEQVAPFIALLAGTTLFVGNLGALKQFRLRRFMAYSSIAQAGYIMVALLGPAATAKTAIIYYLFVYAVSNYLAFFIFGIIGHHREETFNSLRGLSKQKPMLAIALAVAMFSLAGIPPLAGFFGKFHLFFSGASTGHYGIVAFAVLNNVLALYYYLQLIKSAWIDETDDHLNPLRMTKRQRGVIGLLTVAVIVLGVLPFLSDNIFAGFTF; the protein is encoded by the coding sequence ATGTTCAGCATTCCCAATTTTGTCATTCCCGATTTGCTGCTTCTGCTCTTCCCGTTCATCGTGATTGGAAGCAGGCTATTCTGTACAGACCGTTCCAAGGTTCCTTGGAGAATCGGAAACATCGGATTCATCCTGATTTTCATTCTGCTGAATCTGATTCCGCTTGCTAGCGGCGCCGGCAGGTTCTTCATTACCAACTGGCATATCGACGACTTTGGCGTTTTAATGCGCGAAGTGTTGATGGTGTCGGCCATTCTCGGCATCTGGCTTGCCAAGGACTACTTTGACCACAGCGGTGACGGCAAACCCGCTATGCACCAGATTGCAGAATTCATCGGTACCGTCGCATTCGCCACCTTCGGCGGATTCACGGTGGTTTCGGCCTGCGACATGCTCACGTTCTTCTTGGGCCTCGAAATCGCAACCATTCCGATGTACGCTCTTGCCGCCTGGAACAAGCGCGACCAATACGGTTCTGAAGCCGCGACCAAGTACATTCTGATGGGCTCTGTCGCGACCGCCTTCGAACTGTTCGGATTCAGCTACCTTTACGGTTTTGCCGGATCCATTCACTTTGAAGCGATTCAGCAAGCCGTCGCCGCAGGCACCTCTCCCCTGCTGTGGATCGCAGTGCTGTTCCTGTTCGCAGGCATTGGCTTTAAGCTCACGCTGTTCCCGTTCTACACTTGGGCACCCGATGTTTACGAAGGCGCTCCGACTCCGGTAACCGCCATTCTCTCGGTGACCTCGAAGGCTACCGCCATCGCATTCCTCGTGGTTCTCGTTTACGGCCCGTTGGCTCCGATTCAGGAACAGGTCGCCCCGTTCATAGCATTGCTTGCAGGTACCACGCTCTTTGTCGGTAACCTGGGCGCTTTAAAGCAGTTCAGACTCCGCCGCTTTATGGCCTACAGTTCGATTGCCCAGGCCGGCTACATCATGGTAGCACTCCTTGGCCCGGCAGCTACGGCAAAGACCGCTATCATTTACTACCTGTTCGTGTATGCGGTTTCGAACTACCTCGCCTTCTTTATCTTCGGCATTATCGGGCATCACCGCGAAGAAACGTTCAATTCTCTGCGTGGGCTTTCCAAGCAAAAGCCAATGCTTGCAATCGCTCTTGCTGTTGCCATGTTCAGCTTGGCAGGTATTCCGCCGCTTGCTGGTTTCTTCGGTAAGTTCCACCTGTTCTTCAGCGGAGCTTCTACCGGACATTACGGCATCGTGGCGTTTGCTGTCCTCAACAACGTGCTCGCGCTGTATTACTACTTGCAGCTGATCAAGAGCGCTTGGATTGACGAGACCGACGACCACCTGAATCCGCTCCGCATGACCAAGCGTCAGCGCGGTGTGATTGGACTTTTGACGGTTGCCGTGATTGTGCTGGGTGTACTGCCGTTCTTGAGCGACAACATTTTTGCTGGATTTACCTTCTAG
- a CDS encoding 4Fe-4S binding protein, which yields MQEKLSTRRYIKRYLKRCITGPWSLICGLSVSLKYFFDPRRIVTEQYPENRKTLKMHERYRGRLEMIEDADGNNHCTACGMCERACPNASINVLSTKNIAGKKVLGRYVYHFASCTQCGLCVEACPFGAIRMSQAFEVATTDPNTLEMILNKKEGQG from the coding sequence ATGCAAGAAAAACTTTCAACACGCCGATACATCAAGCGCTACCTGAAGCGCTGCATTACGGGCCCCTGGAGCCTGATTTGCGGCCTTTCCGTTTCGCTCAAGTATTTCTTTGACCCCAGACGCATCGTGACCGAGCAGTATCCTGAAAACAGGAAGACGCTCAAGATGCACGAACGTTACCGCGGTCGCCTCGAAATGATCGAAGATGCAGACGGCAACAACCACTGCACCGCTTGCGGCATGTGCGAACGCGCTTGCCCGAACGCTTCGATCAACGTGCTTTCGACCAAGAACATCGCCGGCAAGAAAGTGCTCGGCCGTTACGTTTACCACTTTGCGAGCTGCACCCAGTGCGGGCTCTGCGTAGAAGCCTGCCCGTTTGGCGCAATCCGCATGAGCCAGGCATTCGAAGTCGCCACGACCGACCCGAATACGCTCGAAATGATTCTTAATAAAAAGGAGGGCCAAGGCTAA
- a CDS encoding NADH-quinone oxidoreductase subunit D has protein sequence MSITRLPPGFKITRDTNTEEFFINMGPQHPSTHGALRLALRMDGENIVEVVPHFGYIHRGMEKQAESMSYLQYIAMSDRQDYLTAIQNNLGVVIALEKGMNIGVPEKGEYIRVMLSELGRIASHLVFFGCFGGDLGGQTCLLFGFKEREMIHDILEEVTGSRLTTNFFRPGGSRFDVPENFIDRVKAFLKHLEGAMKDYERFLSKNIIVLERSKGIGILSAEDAIAYGCSGPVLRASGVDFDVRKANPYSIYDQLQFDVPVTYTGDCYDRYTVRIAEIHESMRILYQCIEKFPKEGPWRSKEKPVRLPVGRYYSEIETAKGLYATYVVAATTGEKPYRIHTRGPSFPHIAALNKMAQGHKISDLVTIMATLDPVIPEIDR, from the coding sequence ATGAGTATAACGAGACTCCCGCCGGGATTCAAGATTACCCGCGACACCAATACCGAAGAATTCTTTATCAACATGGGTCCGCAGCACCCGAGTACCCACGGTGCTCTCCGCTTGGCGCTGCGTATGGACGGCGAAAACATTGTGGAAGTCGTGCCGCACTTTGGCTACATCCACCGCGGCATGGAAAAGCAGGCCGAATCCATGAGCTACCTGCAGTACATTGCCATGTCTGACCGTCAAGACTATTTGACCGCCATCCAGAACAACCTAGGTGTCGTCATCGCTCTTGAAAAAGGCATGAACATTGGCGTACCCGAAAAAGGCGAATACATCCGCGTAATGCTTTCGGAGCTCGGACGTATTGCAAGCCACCTGGTGTTCTTCGGCTGCTTCGGCGGCGATTTGGGCGGCCAGACCTGCTTGCTGTTCGGCTTCAAGGAACGCGAAATGATCCACGACATTCTAGAAGAAGTCACCGGATCGCGCCTGACCACCAACTTCTTTAGACCGGGTGGCAGCCGCTTTGACGTTCCCGAAAACTTTATCGACCGCGTCAAGGCTTTCCTCAAGCACTTGGAAGGTGCGATGAAGGACTACGAAAGATTCCTTTCGAAGAACATCATCGTGCTCGAACGAAGCAAGGGCATCGGCATTCTCTCCGCCGAAGACGCCATCGCTTACGGATGCTCCGGCCCGGTACTTCGCGCCAGCGGCGTCGACTTCGACGTTCGCAAGGCAAACCCCTACAGCATTTATGACCAATTGCAGTTTGACGTGCCCGTGACTTACACCGGCGACTGCTACGACCGCTACACGGTGCGTATCGCCGAAATTCACGAATCCATGCGCATTCTGTACCAGTGCATCGAAAAGTTCCCGAAAGAAGGCCCCTGGCGCTCCAAGGAAAAGCCGGTGCGCCTTCCGGTCGGTCGCTACTATAGCGAGATTGAAACCGCAAAGGGTCTGTATGCCACTTACGTGGTGGCCGCCACAACCGGCGAGAAGCCTTACCGTATTCACACGCGTGGGCCGAGTTTCCCGCACATTGCCGCCCTTAACAAGATGGCGCAGGGCCACAAGATTTCGGACCTTGTGACCATCATGGCAACGCTTGACCCGGTGATTCCCGAAATTGACAGGTAA
- the nuoL gene encoding NADH-quinone oxidoreductase subunit L — MINDVSISYLIFLMPLLVFAVNGLFLGRKSDKAAAGFAVIGNGIAMIAALIVAVHYFSSTFAPQKAVLFNIPFLKFADHFAANIGLLIDPLSVMMLVVVTVISFLVNIYSIGYMKGDRSAGRFFSILSLFSFSMLGLVAATNIFQMFIFWELVGVSSYLLIGFWYHKPTAVSASKQAFILTRFADSFFLLGIVIVSYVVQSFDFFALNGLTLSAFKDQTIDLGLMVVSKADALVIGSILIFTGGWGKSAMFPMHIWLPNAMEGPTPVSSIIHSATMVVAGVYLVARLFPFFAVCGNSLTLIMWVGAFTMVFAAVIACTQKDIKRILAYSTLSQLGYMMFALGACKIGDAVITTGWTASTFHIFTHAFFKCALFLIAGSLIHQVHTNDLDAMGGLRKKMPLTYWCSLICVLAIAGIPPFSGFFSKDEIILVAFQGHHYVVFGLAIFTSGLTTFYMFRMFFLAFHGTPRCKSVAEGHVHEDFFMTLPIVILAVPALLSGILGKGLFEHYFVPGRLRVPQLVMLPHAEWIPYVAVAVAAVALLIAWFFYASPKAKIERALDATNRSSIYKVIYHKFYFDEMYYAVVRQFVIGGIARVARFIQDYIIEGILAFCVWFIHKLGDLVRYAQGGNLSFYLGTLIVGVILWRFLGQLPL; from the coding sequence ATGATTAACGACGTTTCCATCAGCTATTTAATCTTCTTGATGCCGCTTTTGGTATTTGCGGTTAACGGACTCTTCCTGGGTCGCAAATCGGACAAGGCTGCCGCAGGCTTCGCCGTCATCGGCAACGGAATCGCGATGATTGCCGCCCTGATTGTGGCGGTTCACTACTTCAGTTCGACCTTTGCCCCGCAAAAAGCGGTTCTTTTCAATATTCCGTTCCTCAAGTTTGCAGATCATTTCGCCGCAAACATCGGACTTTTGATTGACCCGCTTTCGGTTATGATGCTCGTCGTGGTCACGGTGATTTCGTTCCTCGTGAACATCTACAGCATTGGCTACATGAAGGGCGACCGCAGTGCCGGCCGATTCTTCTCGATCCTTTCTCTATTCAGTTTCAGCATGCTGGGCCTCGTTGCCGCCACCAACATTTTCCAGATGTTCATTTTCTGGGAACTCGTGGGTGTATCCAGCTACTTGCTCATTGGTTTCTGGTATCACAAGCCCACAGCCGTAAGTGCTTCGAAGCAGGCCTTCATTCTCACCCGCTTTGCCGACAGTTTCTTCTTGCTCGGCATCGTGATTGTGAGCTATGTGGTGCAGAGTTTTGACTTCTTTGCCCTCAATGGTCTTACCTTGAGCGCTTTCAAGGATCAAACCATTGACTTGGGCCTGATGGTAGTCAGCAAGGCTGACGCGCTCGTCATCGGTTCTATTCTCATCTTTACGGGTGGCTGGGGCAAGTCGGCCATGTTCCCGATGCATATCTGGCTTCCGAACGCCATGGAAGGTCCGACTCCCGTATCTTCCATCATCCACAGTGCCACCATGGTGGTCGCGGGCGTTTACCTGGTAGCAAGACTCTTCCCGTTCTTCGCCGTCTGTGGCAACTCGCTCACGCTGATTATGTGGGTGGGCGCCTTCACGATGGTTTTTGCAGCCGTTATCGCCTGCACGCAGAAAGACATCAAGCGCATTCTCGCCTACTCGACGCTCTCGCAGCTAGGTTACATGATGTTTGCGCTTGGCGCTTGCAAAATCGGCGACGCCGTCATTACCACCGGCTGGACCGCATCTACCTTCCACATCTTTACGCACGCCTTCTTCAAGTGCGCCCTGTTCTTGATTGCAGGTAGCCTGATTCACCAGGTGCATACCAACGATTTGGACGCCATGGGCGGCCTCCGCAAGAAAATGCCGCTCACCTATTGGTGCAGCCTCATTTGCGTACTCGCCATTGCAGGCATTCCGCCGTTCTCCGGATTCTTCTCGAAGGACGAAATCATCTTGGTCGCCTTCCAGGGCCACCATTACGTGGTATTTGGCCTGGCCATTTTCACGAGCGGTCTTACCACCTTCTACATGTTCCGCATGTTCTTCCTCGCCTTCCATGGTACTCCGCGCTGCAAGTCCGTTGCCGAAGGCCATGTGCACGAAGACTTCTTCATGACGCTCCCGATTGTGATTCTTGCCGTGCCCGCCCTGTTGAGCGGTATCTTGGGCAAGGGACTCTTCGAACACTACTTTGTGCCGGGTAGGCTCCGCGTGCCGCAGCTCGTGATGCTCCCCCACGCCGAATGGATTCCGTATGTGGCGGTGGCCGTTGCCGCCGTTGCGCTTTTAATTGCCTGGTTCTTCTATGCAAGTCCGAAGGCAAAAATCGAACGCGCCCTCGACGCCACCAACCGCAGCTCGATTTACAAAGTGATTTATCACAAGTTCTACTTCGACGAAATGTACTACGCCGTAGTTCGCCAGTTCGTGATTGGCGGTATCGCCCGCGTAGCACGCTTTATTCAAGACTACATTATTGAAGGTATCCTCGCGTTCTGCGTCTGGTTTATCCACAAGTTGGGCGACCTCGTACGTTACGCGCAGGGAGGCAATTTGAGTTTCTACCTGGGCACCCTGATTGTTGGCGTTATATTGTGGCGTTTTTTGGGGCAGCTTCCGCTGTAA
- a CDS encoding NuoM family protein, translating into MDSLLFNLIWIIPLFTVLVCAPIPSQKESLLKTIHAFSGTLVLLLVGYLTYRLYTLGVNSASADSAPLLLHYYMDIPWIHTLNAHYSVGADGLNMFLLFLTAVIVWTGILVSWNIKGNQKVFFALIQLLATSVYGVFMSMDLVLFFVFYEMEALCMYLMIAGYGSGRKDYGGKKLTLTLAFGSSMILATLFGLYFESGINSWSIVELSKITLPMDYQMWAFPLMFMGFAVSSSLFPFHFWSPDGHSAAPTAVSMLAAGVMMKMGAYGCLRVAMFLMPEAAKIWLPYVVALLIFNVVLGPFIALRHKDLKYITAYSSISHLGLIFLGLAALTPVGLRGASLQMISHGFLTGLFFATIGMIYERTHTRDITEMGGIMRKLPFLGVGFVIAGFAGLGLPGFSGFIAESNIFIGAFQQDSTLTRVVTVLAILSITTTAVYILQTANRMLHGNMPAKYETLTDACFREKLVVVVLVACLLLIGVFPGWIADMLDQSIAPIFTKIGL; encoded by the coding sequence ATGGATTCTTTGCTTTTTAACTTAATCTGGATCATCCCGCTGTTTACAGTGCTTGTCTGCGCTCCGATTCCTTCACAGAAAGAATCGCTCCTCAAGACAATCCATGCATTCTCGGGCACCCTGGTGCTGCTGCTAGTCGGTTATTTGACTTACCGACTCTACACGCTCGGCGTGAATTCGGCAAGTGCAGATTCAGCCCCGCTCCTATTGCATTACTACATGGACATTCCTTGGATCCACACGCTCAACGCCCACTATTCTGTTGGCGCCGACGGCCTGAACATGTTCCTCTTGTTCCTCACGGCAGTCATCGTTTGGACCGGCATTTTGGTCAGCTGGAATATCAAGGGTAACCAGAAGGTATTCTTCGCACTCATCCAGTTGCTTGCCACAAGCGTTTACGGCGTGTTCATGAGCATGGACCTGGTGCTGTTCTTCGTATTCTACGAAATGGAAGCACTCTGCATGTACTTGATGATTGCAGGCTACGGTTCCGGCCGCAAGGACTACGGCGGTAAAAAACTGACGTTGACACTTGCGTTTGGTTCTTCGATGATTCTGGCAACGCTTTTCGGTCTCTATTTCGAAAGCGGAATCAACAGCTGGAGCATTGTAGAACTTTCCAAGATTACGCTCCCGATGGATTACCAGATGTGGGCATTCCCGCTCATGTTCATGGGCTTTGCCGTTTCGAGTTCCTTGTTCCCGTTCCACTTCTGGAGCCCGGATGGTCACTCGGCTGCTCCGACAGCGGTATCGATGCTTGCCGCCGGCGTCATGATGAAAATGGGCGCCTACGGATGCTTGCGCGTCGCCATGTTCCTGATGCCAGAAGCCGCCAAGATTTGGCTCCCCTATGTGGTGGCTCTCTTGATCTTTAACGTGGTGCTTGGTCCTTTCATTGCGCTTCGCCACAAAGACCTCAAGTACATTACAGCCTACAGTTCTATTAGCCACTTGGGCCTGATATTCCTCGGCCTTGCAGCGCTTACTCCGGTGGGTCTTCGCGGAGCATCCCTCCAGATGATTTCTCACGGATTCTTGACGGGACTCTTCTTCGCCACAATCGGTATGATTTACGAACGCACGCATACCCGCGACATTACTGAAATGGGCGGTATCATGCGCAAGCTCCCGTTCCTCGGCGTAGGATTCGTAATTGCCGGCTTTGCAGGCCTTGGCCTGCCTGGCTTCAGCGGATTCATTGCCGAAAGCAATATCTTTATCGGAGCATTCCAGCAAGATTCCACGCTGACACGCGTGGTGACCGTGCTTGCAATCCTTTCGATTACGACGACTGCCGTTTACATTCTGCAGACGGCAAACCGCATGTTGCACGGCAATATGCCCGCCAAGTACGAAACACTTACCGACGCTTGTTTCCGCGAAAAACTCGTGGTGGTTGTTCTTGTAGCATGTTTACTTTTGATCGGCGTTTTCCCCGGATGGATTGCAGACATGCTTGATCAAAGCATTGCCCCCATCTTTACCAAGATAGGTTTATAA
- the nuoK gene encoding NADH-quinone oxidoreductase subunit NuoK: MTLMNCLILAFLLFGIGVWGLMRRRHLIGMLISIELMLNAANINFISFAYFSASDSTAGALFSIFVIAVTACEMAIALAIIVSMYRRYKSLDVEQLRDLHD, from the coding sequence ATGACTTTAATGAATTGCCTTATTCTCGCATTCTTGCTGTTTGGCATTGGCGTGTGGGGCTTAATGCGCCGCCGTCACTTGATTGGCATGCTGATTTCGATTGAACTCATGCTGAATGCAGCGAACATTAACTTTATTTCGTTTGCCTACTTTAGCGCGAGCGACTCGACCGCAGGCGCCCTGTTCAGCATTTTCGTGATTGCTGTAACCGCCTGCGAAATGGCAATTGCACTTGCCATTATCGTGTCGATGTACCGCCGCTATAAGAGTCTGGACGTAGAACAGTTGAGGGACCTCCATGATTAA
- a CDS encoding NADH-quinone oxidoreductase subunit A codes for MSEYIILSIFLFLGAFIAAAATVTGLLLGYRTKNSKNKMAPYECGMETIGNARIQFKVGYYLFALLFLVFDIEALFLFPVMANFKEIMAGNTPLPPQVVVIDLVIFMAILVSGLAYAWKKGILKWE; via the coding sequence ATGTCAGAGTACATCATCCTTTCAATCTTCCTTTTCCTGGGCGCGTTTATCGCGGCAGCTGCTACCGTTACGGGGTTACTGCTCGGTTACCGCACCAAGAATTCCAAGAACAAGATGGCACCCTACGAATGCGGTATGGAAACCATCGGAAACGCGCGAATCCAGTTCAAGGTGGGTTACTACCTGTTTGCGCTTCTGTTCCTGGTGTTTGACATCGAAGCCCTTTTCCTGTTCCCCGTCATGGCGAACTTCAAGGAAATTATGGCAGGCAACACTCCACTGCCCCCCCAAGTCGTTGTCATTGACCTTGTGATTTTCATGGCAATCCTCGTTTCGGGCCTTGCCTACGCATGGAAGAAAGGAATCCTTAAGTGGGAATAA
- a CDS encoding NADH-quinone oxidoreductase subunit J, with protein MIQNLLAGLIPQNIAFPVGGMDIAFYAVAFIILVTAVCTVAVKNILQSAVFLIFSFVATAILYLLLHAEFTALAQVMVYVGGVVIFVVFTILLTSRLGEDAFSVKIPRIFAAFALSIIFVLVMVKCLLPIEGLSSGAVAAPEGYASLKAFAFRLLGYGEDGFVIPFEVVSILLLMTLICAITIARKGKEDEE; from the coding sequence ATGATCCAGAATCTGTTGGCTGGGCTTATCCCACAGAATATCGCTTTCCCTGTCGGGGGGATGGACATCGCGTTCTACGCGGTCGCCTTCATTATCCTCGTGACGGCAGTTTGCACGGTTGCAGTCAAGAACATTCTGCAGAGCGCCGTGTTCCTGATTTTCTCTTTCGTCGCCACCGCAATCCTTTACCTGCTCTTGCATGCGGAATTTACCGCACTTGCCCAGGTGATGGTCTATGTGGGCGGCGTCGTGATTTTTGTGGTGTTCACGATTCTCTTGACAAGCCGCCTCGGCGAAGACGCCTTCTCGGTCAAAATCCCGAGAATCTTTGCCGCATTCGCGCTCTCGATTATCTTTGTACTCGTGATGGTCAAGTGCCTGTTGCCCATCGAAGGACTTTCGAGCGGTGCAGTTGCTGCCCCCGAAGGCTACGCCTCGCTCAAGGCTTTCGCCTTTAGATTGCTCGGCTACGGCGAAGACGGATTCGTGATTCCGTTCGAAGTCGTGAGTATCCTTCTCTTGATGACCCTGATTTGTGCCATCACGATTGCCCGCAAAGGCAAGGAGGACGAAGAATGA
- the nuoB gene encoding NADH-quinone oxidoreductase subunit NuoB: MGIINLAPKILDPIPGGKYVVNAIDYVVNWARANSIWPLTYGTSCCAIEMMSSSMARYDIARFGSEVFRASPRQADLFIIAGTITRRMAPALQMLWEQMPGPKYVLAMGACTISGGPFIYDNYAVVRGAQNLIPVDVFVPGCPPRPEALFHGLLTLREKILKETCRDPWHEGDVRNVSTMDRYREAAKAWAALERIKDEEMAEARAKFKEENPDYKSSFKPVRVKKEDFPEVERVACKRFGLSQLDIYKKLKAKFPGITVHTHSEDPIEDVVAAMPADRPLEVMIDVEDYLPAVEYVKNDPEFKMNYLIDVTAIDYDDHFDMVTQLRSLEKGHKVFFCVQIKKNFNIPEEDRPTSLLGSVPTISHLYPGAEVKEREVYDMFGINFEGHPDLRRIFLDKDFVGYPLRKDFTHPEMIRRPV, translated from the coding sequence ATGGGAATTATCAACCTAGCTCCTAAGATTTTAGATCCTATCCCGGGCGGCAAGTATGTCGTCAACGCGATAGACTACGTTGTAAACTGGGCCCGAGCAAACTCGATTTGGCCCCTCACCTACGGCACCAGCTGCTGCGCCATCGAAATGATGAGTAGCTCTATGGCCCGCTACGATATCGCCCGCTTTGGCTCCGAAGTGTTCCGCGCTTCGCCCCGCCAGGCGGACCTTTTCATTATCGCAGGAACCATTACCCGCCGTATGGCGCCCGCTCTCCAGATGCTCTGGGAACAAATGCCCGGCCCCAAGTACGTGCTCGCCATGGGCGCCTGCACCATCAGCGGTGGCCCGTTCATTTACGATAACTACGCTGTGGTGCGCGGGGCGCAGAACCTGATTCCGGTCGATGTATTCGTCCCTGGTTGCCCGCCTCGCCCCGAAGCCTTGTTCCACGGACTTTTGACTCTGCGCGAAAAGATTTTGAAAGAAACCTGCCGCGATCCTTGGCACGAAGGCGACGTGCGTAACGTGTCGACCATGGACCGCTACCGTGAAGCCGCCAAGGCCTGGGCCGCCCTCGAACGAATCAAGGACGAGGAAATGGCCGAAGCCCGCGCCAAGTTCAAGGAAGAAAATCCGGATTACAAGAGCAGCTTCAAGCCCGTACGCGTGAAAAAGGAAGACTTCCCCGAAGTGGAACGTGTCGCCTGCAAGCGCTTTGGTTTGAGCCAGCTCGACATTTACAAGAAACTCAAGGCAAAGTTCCCCGGCATTACCGTGCACACGCACAGCGAAGACCCGATTGAAGACGTGGTCGCCGCTATGCCTGCGGACCGTCCGCTCGAAGTGATGATTGATGTGGAAGACTACTTGCCTGCCGTCGAATACGTGAAGAACGATCCCGAATTCAAGATGAATTACCTGATCGATGTCACGGCAATTGACTACGACGACCACTTTGACATGGTGACGCAGCTGCGCAGCCTCGAAAAGGGCCACAAGGTATTCTTCTGCGTGCAAATCAAGAAAAACTTCAACATTCCCGAAGAAGATCGCCCGACATCGCTGCTTGGATCTGTTCCGACGATTAGTCACTTGTACCCGGGCGCCGAAGTCAAGGAACGCGAAGTCTACGACATGTTCGGCATCAACTTTGAAGGCCACCCGGACCTGCGCCGCATTTTCTTGGACAAGGACTTTGTAGGCTACCCGCTGCGCAAAGACTTTACGCACCCCGAAATGATTAGGAGGCCCGTATGA
- a CDS encoding complex I subunit 1 family protein — MFVPSITHPVGDFIREWVPKLSAYLPEQLQSQTLDSIAAFLINALLCIIAVCAVNIGSAPILIYMERKVCAHVQCRLGPMRLGWHGTLQTIADVIKMLFKEVYSPSGADKLMFYVAPLIVLIAPFIIAALIPFDHNLIVADIDMGIPMIIAVNGFGVLGILLGGWSSNNKYSLLGALRSGAQMISYEISFAMILLFVVMISGSTSLMDIAQAQDGTVLDWFIFKIPVLGFIAFILFFISSTAEMNRAPFDIAEAEQELTGGYHTEYNGTPFAMFYLAEYIALVTNSALAATCFLGGFHAPCIGVAAIDGVLQMVPGVVWLFAKIYFMIWCYMMVRWTFVRPRVDQLMDFEWKFLLPVNLVLLAAGAVWMIFVG, encoded by the coding sequence ATGTTTGTACCTTCTATTACACATCCTGTAGGCGACTTTATTCGCGAATGGGTTCCGAAGCTTTCGGCTTACTTGCCCGAACAGCTGCAGTCCCAGACGCTCGATAGCATTGCCGCCTTCTTGATTAACGCGCTCCTCTGCATTATCGCAGTCTGCGCTGTGAATATCGGTTCTGCCCCGATTCTGATTTACATGGAACGCAAGGTTTGCGCCCACGTGCAATGCCGCTTGGGCCCCATGCGTCTCGGTTGGCATGGTACTCTGCAGACCATCGCCGATGTGATCAAGATGCTCTTCAAGGAAGTCTATTCCCCGAGCGGCGCCGACAAGTTGATGTTCTATGTAGCACCGCTGATTGTGCTGATTGCCCCGTTCATTATCGCCGCCCTGATTCCGTTCGACCACAACCTGATTGTCGCCGACATCGACATGGGCATTCCGATGATTATCGCGGTGAACGGCTTTGGCGTGCTGGGCATTTTGCTTGGCGGCTGGAGCAGTAACAACAAGTATTCCTTGCTTGGTGCTCTCCGTAGCGGCGCCCAGATGATCAGTTATGAAATCTCCTTTGCGATGATTCTTTTGTTCGTCGTGATGATTTCGGGTTCTACAAGCCTGATGGATATCGCCCAGGCCCAGGACGGCACGGTTCTTGACTGGTTTATCTTCAAGATTCCGGTGCTCGGCTTTATCGCCTTCATTCTCTTCTTTATTTCTAGTACCGCCGAAATGAACCGCGCTCCCTTCGACATTGCCGAAGCAGAACAGGAACTGACCGGTGGTTACCACACCGAATACAACGGCACTCCGTTTGCCATGTTCTACCTGGCCGAATACATCGCCCTGGTCACGAACTCGGCACTTGCCGCCACCTGCTTCTTGGGTGGATTCCATGCACCCTGCATTGGCGTTGCCGCTATCGATGGCGTTCTGCAGATGGTGCCCGGAGTCGTGTGGCTCTTCGCGAAGATTTACTTTATGATTTGGTGCTACATGATGGTGCGCTGGACTTTTGTCCGCCCGCGTGTAGACCAGCTCATGGACTTTGAATGGAAATTCCTTTTGCCGGTGAACCTGGTGCTCCTCGCCGCCGGCGCCGTGTGGATGATTTTTGTAGGATAA